The Apium graveolens cultivar Ventura chromosome 3, ASM990537v1, whole genome shotgun sequence sequence CAGATTGTTTTAATCCATATATGGATCTTTATAACTTAATAGAATAAAGATCACGAGAGTATAATTTAGATGCTTCAGGCATTCGAAATCCTTCAGGAATCCTCATATAAATATCTTTCTCAAGGGAACCATACAAGTATGCTGTCACAACATACATTAACCGCTTTTCTAATTTTTCAATAACTACCAGGCTAATAAGATAACGAAAAGTTATAGCATCAATTACAGGGGAATATGTTTCCTCATAATCTATGCCTGGTCTTTGTGAAAATCCTTGAGCTACTAAACGTGCTttatatctcacaatttcattttTATTGTTTCTTTTTCGCACAAATACCTATTTATAACCAACGGGTTTAGTCCCTTCAGGGGTTCGGACTACAGGTCCAAAAACTTCATGCTTGTTAAGTGAGCTCAATTCCTTTTCAATTGCttctttccattttggccaatctTCCCTACGTCGACATTCTTCGACATATTTTGGTTCAAGATCCTCGTCTTCCATCATTATATCAAGCACTAAgttatatgcaaaattttcatCGACGATGATGTTATTTCGGTTCCATTTCTTTCCCGTGACAACATAATTTATAGAGATCTCTTCTATTTCAATATTTTCAGGTACCTGGTCCTCTTCCGGGGTTTGGTTATTCATGTCACGGGTCTCTTCTGGAGTCTCTCCTTGAGATTTTATTTCATCTATTTGGGCATCATCATATTTTGCTCCATTTCTTTTCCGAGGATTTTTATCTTTGGAACCGATTGGTCTACCTCGCTTCATGCGAGGTCTTGACTCATTTTCCTTGATAATTTGTCCTTCATAGACTTCAATTTTTGCAGGAACATTTTCAGCTGGTATGTGTGATTTAGTCACTCTATTGATATCATTGAATGCTTCAGGTAATTGATTTGCTATGCCTTCTAAATGGATTAGTCTTTGAACTTATAGTTCACATTGGTTTGTACGAGGATAAAAAATGTTCAATATTGGTGCATTCCATGTAATTTCTTTCTCCAGCTGCTTATTTTCTCCCACCGATTTAGGGAAAATTTTAATCTCTCCCCCTAATTTTGGAAAAACATTTTCATCAAAATGACATTCTGTAAATCTTGCAGTAAATAAATCACCTGTCATTGGTTCAAGATATTTGATTATTGAGAGAGATTCATAACCAACATATATTCCCAATTTTCTTTGAGGACCCATCTTTGTGCGTTGTGGTGGGGCAATTGGAACGTATACCGCACATCCAAATGTTCTAAGATGGGAAATATTAGGCTCTCTTCCGGAGGCCAATTGCAAGGGAGAGAATTTGTGATAGCTTGTAGGTCTGATGCGTATAAGTGCTACTGAATGTAAAATGGCATGTCCCCAAACTGTAACTGGGAGGTTTGTTTTCATAATTAATGGTCTAGCAATCAGTTGGAGTCTTTTAATAATGATTCTGCAAGACCATTTTGTGTATGAACATGAGCTACAGGATGTTCAACACGTATCCCAATTGATGCACAAAACTCATAAAAAGCTTTTGATGTGAATTCTCCGGCATTATCCAATCGAATTGTTCCAATATTATAATCCGGAAATTGTGCCCTTAATCGGATTATTTGCGCAAGTAGTCTCGCAAACGCCATGTTACTAGATGATAATAAGCACACATGTGACCACCTTGTTGATGCATCGATTAATACCATGAAATATTTAAATGGTCCATATGATGGGTGAATGGGCCCACATATATCACCCTGTATTCTTTCTAAAAATTTAGGAGATTCTGTTCCAATTTTTGCTAAGGAGGGTCTGATAATCAATTTTCCTTGAGAACAAGAAGCACAAGAGAATTAATTAGATTGAAAAATCTTCCGGTTTTTCAATGGATGCCCGTGTGAGTTCTCAATAATTTTTCGCATCATAATTGATCCAGGATGCCCTAGCCGATCATGCcatataacaaaattatttttgtCAGTAAACTTCTGGTTTACAGTGACATTTACCTCAATATTTCGAATATGGGTATAGTATAATCCGGAAGAAAAGGCTGGCAATTCTTCTATAACACATTTGCTACCCGAAGTGATACTTGTAATATAAAGGAATTCTTTATCCCCTTTATTCACCGTTTCAACGTGATATCCATTTCTTCGAATATCTTTAAAACTTAATAAATTTCTTTGTGACTTTGGGGAGAACAATGCAtcatttataataaattttgttcCTTCGGGTAGTAATATAGTAGCTCTTCCGGAGCCTTCGATCAATTTTATACTCCCGAAAATTGTGCATACATTGCCTTCATATTTATTTAAAGAGGTgaaatatttttcatttttaagTATAGTGTGGGTCGTTGCGCTATCTACAAGACAAATATCTTCCTCTTTTGTTATATGCCCAATACGAGAATGTAAAAAATCCATATTGCTTCTAtaatacataaatatataattagTAAGGATAATTAGGAAGAGATACAATCATATGCATGCGAATGTAAAATAAAGCAAATAAATACATCAAGCATTCTATTTATCATCTAGGGTAGTGGTGCCGTCAGGAGTCTCATAAAAATTAGCGGTATCCAAATAAGTCATTGTTAAGAGATTATCTGCATGGTCTTTATCTTCGAAAACTAAATTTGTTTCAACATTATTGCCTTTGTCCTTCAGGGACGCTTGATAAAGGTCAGCTAGGTGTTTTGGCGTACGGCAGGTACGTGACCAATGGCCTTTCATTCCATATCTATAACATTCACTTTCAACAACCCTTTTTCCTTTATTAATATTTTTCTCCAACTTCGGGTTAGAATTAGATTTATCATACTTGAAAATAGGGTAATTTTGGATTTGAGATCCACGACCACGGGTTCCTTGTCCATGAGCAAAACCACGTCCACGCCCACGATTACCCCCTCCTTCACGCCCATAATTGTATATTGCCGCATTCGCTTCAGGGAATGGGCGAGATCCTGTGGGGCGAGACTCATGATTCTTCATCAAAAGCTTATTATTTTGTTCAGCAACAAGAAGACAAGAAATCAAATCTGAATATTTTGTAAAACCTTTTTCACGATATTGTTGCTGAAGGAGTACATTTGAGGCATGAAAGGTTGAGTAAGTTTTTTCCAACATATCCACATCAGTAATATTCTCTCTGCACAGTTTTAATTGAGAACTTATTTTAAAAAGTGCGGAGTTATATTCACTGATGGTTTTGAAATCTAGCAGCCTCAAATGCATCCAATCATAACGAGCTTTTGGAAGAATCACAGTATTTTGATGATCATACCTATCCTTTAAATTTTTCCACAATTCAAGTGGATTTTTCACCGTAAGATATTCACTTTTAAGTGCCTCATGGAGATGGCGGCGAAGAAAGATCATAGGTTTTGCGCGGTTTGACTCAGTCTTTTGATTTTCCTCTTTAATTGTATTTCCAAGACCTTGTGCAGCCAAGTGAATTTTGATATCCAATATCCATGACAAGTAATTCTTTCCCGTAATATCAAGAGCCTCAAATTCAGTTTCGTAAAGTTTGACATATTATAAACTATACAAAAAGTGTTagtaaaatatattaaatatttattacaAATAATAAGACTAATAAATCACAAgtgtaatattttaaaaatatccaCTCTTATCATGcaacaataataaataattatgaACAAAGGTTACTCCAATAAAATTAGTTATAAATTATAATGAACATAAAATAATGAGTAAAATAAATTAACAAAGGATAACctacaaaatattatttttattcttaaaGATTTTCGTGCATAATATCATGCATAACACGTAATTAATCAATAAAGAATTATACGCACAAGACTAGCATCAATATTGATATTAATTTCTCGTTTTAGATaaaaaacaaataataaatatacAAAATGATGGACACAAACTCTGAACTATAACAAAAAGGTACACATGATCAAAATGTTTGCGACAAAAAATGAGACACTATTATTTATTACACATGAATAAAGATATCCAGTATTAGTGCCTAGTGGttactcatttttatatattaatattctTACATGACACATACAAAATATGGAGCTCCAATGACTACTCTTCATTTTGGAAATTTCATTCCTAGATAGGCAGGTCATGGTGGAAAAGAAAAAGTATAAATTTAATCTAATCTTTTTACTCATGTTAGTCACTAACAACAAAAAGCAAAGAAGGTCCAGTTTGCATGAATTTAGGGTAGCAAAAACACTCAACCAAGAACACAATCCAGAggattaaaataatataatattatctaaAAAAATTGTAATGCATGTAGATAATATCTTTGGCTTAAATGGGATATAATAGATTGCTCCTTCTAAACTTTATGCAAACCAAACTCCTTTCAAAGTTTTGAGCAACTCGTGCTGATATCGTATTacaatataaaatatattatatataagatGAATATGAAAGAGAAGACATCATATGAAATTGTATTTCATTCAAGTGTGTATCTTGTAAGATGAGACTTGAGTCCTATTTATAGGCTCACTAGAATATAGGTAGAGAAATCCAAAGGCCAAATATATGAACATAGGTAAAGAAATCCAAATGTCAAATACATGTACTTGAAAAACCAAAAATTAAGAGTTATGACTTTGACAAGTCAAGAGGTTGTTCTAGAGTATTCTAGAGACATCCATATTCTAACAAATCTTGATTTTTTTCCTTACCCACACACTTTAACGTCGTGTACGTTCATTCAAATAATAACATTAACATCTGAAGTACAGTGTATATGAACACATTTAGCTtgtaatttttttgaattttatgtGCACTGTAGTCAGGTAGAGTACACATTGATGTGCTGCCTTAACATACACTATGCATTTATCCGCTTGGAGCATGCCTGATAATTATGCTACGAAGATGTACACATTCTTATTCATAATAATTTACTATATAATAAATTAGATTATAAGACTTGGTAAACAagtataatattttttaataatgaAAATAAATCATATCTTTATAATGATCAAATCTCCATTCTCGTATTTGTCATCTTATCCCTTATTGTCGTCTCTGTCATTGATTTGATCATTATTGTCTCTTAAATCCATCATTTTTGTTGTTATTTTCTGTCAGATATAGTCACTCATCGTCGTTTCCAATTGAAAAATGCTCGTCATTCGCCTTGTTTTATCATTTTCAATCGAGAAACAATTATCAGCTCGTCAGTCATCCTCACATATCATGAATTCATATAATGTTAATTATACTCGCACCTCCCAATTCTAGCATGTTTAATTTTCTCATAATCATAAATTATTGCGAGAACAACGTAGGCTCTTGATACTATAATAATATGGATTGTCAAAAATTGTTTACTATATGGACTGTGGTAGATTTACCGGAACATGATCAGTTAAACTAAAACCTAATACTCCCgaccaaaaataaaaaataaaaaaacctAATGCTATGAACAGAAATATACCTGAAGGTTACACTCGTATATGTATGTATACTTTGATTCCCATCGATGATTGAGGAATACAAGCTAAATTCACTCTATCTGTTGGTTATAGGCCCAACCAGGCCCATTGAACGAAGGCCCAATAAGCAGTTAAGGTACTGGTCCGAAGGACCTCCAGGCCCGAGAAACGAAGGCCCATGAAAGTCCAGGCCGAGGCCCACTACTTGCAGACCGTTGGACAGAACAAGGGACATAACGCCCCCATTTCACTCCCTCCTTAATTTTTGGTAACGGCCGACATTCAAAGCAGAATTGGGTATAAAAACCCTTGTGAAGTAAGACAAAATATACACACATTCTCGTAAACACTCTACTTTTCTTGTATTATTACCCTACTTTACAGCCAGATtctgattctcacaccggaggtgaatcgggggcacaaaccctcgcattctcttcactttcaggtacGACCGAAGCCACCTCGAAGGCAGCCGAAGTCTGTTCAAGTTACCGAAAGGATCTGGGCGTAACATTTGGCCCCTTCTGTGGGAAATATGAGAGTTACAAGTTGAGAACAAGACTATGACAGAAACAATTCATGAACATTCACCGCCGCCTGGTTTCACCGACAAAGGACAACCGTCCTCCCTAATCGACGAGGACGGGGTTATCACACTAACCCCTGAAGAAGAGGCCTTACTCCTAAAGATCCGGGCGGAAAAGGCCGCGGAGAAGGGTAAGACCAAAGTTGATTAGATTGACAAAGAAGCGGAAGCGCGAGCCAAGAAAAGAGAAGCTGATGCGCTCCGACTGAAAGCCCTGCAACTACAGAGGGAGGAAATTGAACTGCAAGAACGAACCTTGAGGGAGGCGATGCGGGCCGACGAGACCGGCATAGTACAAAAAGATAGAAGGGAACGTAGGGCATATGACGAAGAAGATGAGTCTGACTCTGATTCACATCCCCGAAGGAAGAGGACTAACCAACCTTACTCTTCTGATTCAGATGAGGAGCCCGATGGATCCCGCCTCAGGCTCAATCGCTTAGAGAAGGCCCTGTTTAGTGATAGGAGGCCCGATCGAGAACCTGTTGTAACACAAGAGATTGAGCTATACCGACCCCCTCCGGGCGAAGAGAGACAATTCCCCAAGATGAGCGAGTTCTACGGGAAGGGAGACCCCGAGGACCACTGTGAAAAGTATGAACTCCTGATGGTTGGGATGGGCCACAATGATATCATGCTGTGCAAAATGTTCAAGACTTATCTCAAAGGGTCTGCTTCGAGGTGGTACAAATCCCTGAAACCTCGGTCCATCGGGTCTTACGAGCAGTTGAAGAGGAAGTTCTTAAAGTACTACTCGCACCTATGCCGAAAGGCGAAGGATACTGAAGCCCTGGTCCACTATCGACAGAGGGCGAATGAAGAGCTGGGGGATTATCTCGCTCGGTTCAAGGAAGAAGCGGGGATGGTCACTAACCTGGACAAAATCAAAGCAATGGGCTTCCTAACGGCGGGGCTAGACCCCTATAAAAGTAAAAAGCTTCGCTCATCTCTTTACGATTTTCCCCCAAAATCCCTGAATGATATATATGTAAGAGGCGAGAATATTCGCCGAAAGATGGAAAGTATTGGAGGATATAAAGACTCAAGAAGGGACGACCGATCAAAGCAAGCCGACAGATATGAGGGCTCAAGATCAGGATCTGACCGGAGGGATAGCAGGAAAGATGGAAGGAAAGAAACAGATCGTGGGGCCAAACGGCGTCGAGATAGAGATTCGGCCGTGTTCACTCCTTTGAATGCGCCGatctccaagattctccatgaGATAAAGGGCAAGCCAGGGTTTGTTTGCCCCGCCAAGATGAAGGTCCCGAACCACAAGAAAAACCCCGATAAGTACTGCGACTATCACATGGACAAAGGGCATAACACCGATGAATGCTATCGCCTCAAAAAGCTCATTGAGCGCATGATCAAAGACAGTGAGCTTAATCAGTTCGTCCGAGATCTGAGAGATAGGTTGGGGCTGAAGGAGAACCAAGAGGAGGAAGTAGAGGCCGATGAGCCAGAGCGAAGGGACATGATAAGGGGCGAAGTAAAAACTATATCTGGGGGAAGCATCCTGGATAAGGATAGCAAGAcagcaaagaagaagtatgcccGACAGGTGTACAATCTGTATCAATTCGGACAGGCAAAGCCCTATATGCCCATGACCTTCAACACTAAAGATTACGAGGATGTCATTCTCCCGTACGAGGACCCTCTAATCATCAATCCCATCATCGGGCAGAACAAGATATGGAAAGTGATGGTGGATACAGGCAGCTCGGCCAATATACTGTTCCACATAACCTACTGTAAGATGAACTTGGCGGGAGAGCAACTAGAGCCCTGTAACGAGGCTCCCCTTTATGCCATCGGAGGACATCCTATTCAGTTCGAAGGAACGATTACTCTTCCGGTCCTCCTGGGCAAGTTGCCGTATACCATCAAAAAGTTGGTGAAGTTCTATGTGGTTCGGATTGAAAGCCCGTACAATGCAATATTTGGCAGGCCCTTCTTATCAACCTTTGAAGTAGTGGAGTCTATACCCCACCTCAAACTCAAGTTCCCCACTGAAAAAGGGGTAGGAGAAATGAGGGGCGATCAGAAAACCGCCCGAATCATAATGCTCGAAGACCTTGAGAAGGATCAGGAATATGAAGGACCAGATGGAACCGGGAAGAGGAAGCGGGCAGAATCCGAACCCAGAGGAAGCCGTGAAATATTGAACATCGAGCTGGAAAAATTTGGGGCCGATCTCTCGAGCCCAATTGCCGAACCCGCAGCAGAGACCGAAGAAGTGGAATTGTACGCGGGCCATTCGGGAAAGATGGTTCAGATTGGAAAAAACATGGGGGCGGATCTGAAGGCAAAGGTAATAGCTGTCATCCGGAAATACCATGATGTGTTCGCCTGGGGGCCGGAAGATATGCCTGAATTGGATCCCAAGACGGTAACGCACTGCTTGAATGTGTAGCCCGAGGCCAAGCCGGTAAAGCAGAAGAAGAGGACATTTGTAGTCGAACGACATAAGTTAATAGAAGCCGAAGTGGAAAAATTGTTAGAAGCCAAATTTATCGAAGAAATCGAGTATCCCGACTGGctagccaatgtggtggttgtgAAGAAGTCGAATGGGAAATGGAGGATGTGCGTGGATTACACGAATCTCAATAAGGCATGTCCGAAGGATCACTATCCCTTGCCTAACATCGACCAACTGATAGACGCAACGACAGAATATGAGGTACTTAGTTTTTTGGATGCTTTTTCTGGTTATCATCAAATTTCTATGAATGATAGGGATGTGCCCAAGACAGCGTTCATAACTCCGAAGGGGACTTATGCTTATATTAAAATGCCCTTCGGACTGAAGAACGCTGGAGCCACATTCTAGTGAATGGTGAACAAGGTCTTTAAAGAGCAGATCGGGAGGAACATGGAAGCATACATGGATGATATGATAGTAAAATCACTATTCCGAGATCATGCCGAAGACTTAAAGGAATGCTTCAAAACGCTCCGAAAGAACAACACGAGGATCACTCCGAACAAATGCACCTTCAGAGTCTCTAGTGGAAAGTTTCTCAGGTACATGGTCAGCGCTCGGGGAATAGAGGCGAACCCAGAGAAGATCGAAGCAGTTATCAATATGGAACCTCCCAAATGCATCAGA is a genomic window containing:
- the LOC141714469 gene encoding uncharacterized protein LOC141714469, with translation MIFLRRHLHEALKSEYLTVKNPLELWKNLKDRYDHQNTVILPKARYDWMHLRLLDFKTISEYNSALFKISSQLKLCRENITDVDMLEKTYSTFHASNVLLQQQYREKGFTKYSDLISCLLVAEQNNKLLMKNHESRPTGSRPFPEANAAIYNYGREGGGNRGRGRGFAHGQGTRGRGSQIQNYPIFKYDKSNSNPKLEKNINKGKRVVESECYRYGMKGHWSRTCRTPKHLADLYQASLKDKGNNVETNLVFEDKDHADNLLTMTYLDTANFYETPDGTTTLDDK
- the LOC141714470 gene encoding uncharacterized protein LOC141714470; the protein is MRADETGIVQKDRRERRAYDEEDESDSDSHPRRKRTNQPYSSDSDEEPDGSRLRLNRLEKALFSDRRPDREPVVTQEIELYRPPPGEERQFPKMSEFYGKGDPEDHCEKYELLMVGMGHNDIMLCKMFKTYLKGSASRWYKSLKPRSIGSYEQLKRKFLKYYSHLCRKAKDTEALVHYRQRANEELGDYLARFKEEAGMVTNLDKIKAMGFLTAGLDPYKSKKLRSSLYDFPPKSLNDIYVRGENIRRKMESIGGYKDSRRDDRSKQADRYEGSRSGSDRRDSRKDGRKETDRGAKRRRDRDSAVFTPLNAPISKILHEIKGKPGFVCPAKMKVPNHKKNPDKYCDYHMDKGHNTDECYRLKKLIERMIKDSELNQFVRDLRDRLGLKENQEEEVEADEPERRDMIRGEVKTISGGSILDKDSKTAKKKYARQVYNLYQFGQAKPYMPMTFNTKDYEDVILPYEDPLIINPIIGQNKIWKVMVDTGSSANILFHITYCKMNLAGEQLEPCNEAPLYAIGGHPIQFEGTITLPVLLGKLPYTIKKLVKFYVVRIESPYNAIFGRPFLSTFEVVESIPHLKLKFPTEKGVGEMRGDQKTARIIMLEDLEKDQEYEGPDGTGKRKRAESEPRGSREILNIELEKFGADLSSPIAEPAAETEEVELYAGHSGKMVQIGKNMGADLKAKPEAKPVKQKKRTFVVERHKLIEAEVEKLLEAKFIEEIEYPDWLANVVVVKKSNGKWRMCVDYTNLNKACPKDHYPLPNIDQLIDATTEYEVLSFLDAFSGYHQISMNDRDVPKTAFITPKGTYAYIKMPFGLKNAGATF